CGTCAATTTCACCTGAATTACCGCGAGGCattctcccctccccccttcatCTCCCTCCCTCTTGAGCCTCGTTCAAAGATACGTTTCGAAATTGTCGTTGAAAAACTGCAAGAGAAAAACATTATTCGAATACGTAATTTATACATCGTACATGCAGAAAGaagatgtaatatatatatatattattatatactatacatatataaatttacatgtaaTCTCTTTTAGAAtcgtatttcatattttaattgtttagtgaaaaataaataaagcacATCTTGTTTCGcgataagaataaataaaattttgttgtcaCAATCAATAATAGAGAGAGTAAGTTCGATGCGagaagaataataaacttcGCGATTACTTCGGTCTTACTTCTTGTTTGGTTCCCGGTAAAATGTGGGATTCTTATTCAAATTTACGAGGTGTTAACGTGCCGCTAACAATATGTCATTATGGTGACTTATACAATAGCCGAGTGTACATTGGTttcatagttttttatttgtgcGTGTTGACTTGAGAAGTGCGTGCGCGTATCGAAAGCCGCAAACGATGGCGCTTATGGCTTGAAGGAATGAAAATTTGCTGAGAGAGGACACTAGCGGGATATAAAGGAAAGCGAAAGAGCATTCTTGAAAACATTTTGCGGGCAACGATTGGATTTTATTGACTAACAGAATTTGTTTATCTGTTCAAACAGATTGTATGGATTTTAATTTGGCTTGGTTGGTCTTAAATGTATCACTCTTAACAGTGTGCGTCGTCGAGAAGACCAATTTGAATTGTTAATCGAAATAAGATATccattcttatttaaaaaaatgttcgctataaatatttacagtgTTAAGAATGCTGATGTATAAATTGATTACGCGGACAGACGGTAACATTGACTGCGAGACGGCGGGATTAATCTCCCGGCGTAATACAAAATCTGCAGGATCGGAATTTACAAGCTGATAGGTTTTTACCTTCGTTACATCCTTATCCGCATGAAGATCGACTTATAATGAGCTTTAACGATCGCTTCGGGATCATGTTGACGCGCGCCCGAGCTCCTCACCGGCCGAGCGAAAAATGAATACATGATTCACGAGCTGCATGCACGCTATCTTCACCAGGAGGATAAAATGCATCGTGGAGAATCGATAGTCGAGTAATTCCATCGCTACCGATGATTCCGCGGCCTTTATCTGCTTTGCATTTCCATGTCACGCGAGAGTTGCTCTCTTAACTCTTCCCTTATTCTTCGGTTCCTCTTCTCCGTAATTATGAGAGGATCTCATTATAGACACATCTAGATCCAAGTCTATGATCTTGCCTGATTTATAGCTACGATGCTATCCtccgtaaaaatttatttctgggcgagtttatttttatcgcgCATTGAGGAACACGGCAAAAAGAGGTAACGAGCGAAAGATAATGGAGGAGCATAAATGTAAAGAAGGCAGAAACTAATAAAGTCGGAGCAGGTTCAACAGACCTGAAAATGTGTAGAAACGTTCGTATAACTAAACAAGATAAATGCAACGATATCATCTTGTTTTAAGCGTGGTATGTAGAGGCTAAGTGTTAAATCATATATGAGCAGCTAGAAGCTAGAGGAATCAAAAAGAGCACGCGTAAAACGTGCGGGGCGAAACAGACGGAACGAGGAGAATAACGAGAGAAGCAACTGGCGAGGAGCGAGGGCAGAACGGTGGGGATGAAAGCGAGAGGGACAACAGACGCCGGGCAACAAACGAGCCGACGAGGATAGAATAGCACGGCGAGGCTGTATCGCCTATACGGGGCAGATACAGGACTCGGAAGAAACGCGGGGTGTACGACTATACACGAGTATACACACACCGCGTGAGCCGCGACGGAATAAAGTCCGCgcgaaagagagggagggagggagggagggacgGGCTGCAGTCGCCCCAATAGACCTCCACCACCCAACGCCGACCGGCCGCGTGGGGATCGGCCGAGTGGTGAGAGGCGACGGACGGAAGAAGGATAGCCTGTGTAGACGCGGCGCGAGGTAGGGCGACGCCACCGCTCGCGGCGCGGAGTGGGATGTGGTGACCACCTATGAGGCGATTCCGCGAGATGTCGGGTCGCTCGAGTGGGGGAGAGCCGGGGGCGTTACGGTGCGGCGTGTTCGCGTGTCAGCCACCAGATGTCGAGCGATCCGTATCCCTCACATCCCGCCGTCCTCGTCCCTTCGGGATCACCTTGGGACTCTCGGGAGGCGTGCACGCGGTTCCACGTCTACACCCAGGAACGCCCATCGCGAGCCCTCCCGCCGCTTCCTCGCCGCAGACGTTCCGCGGCAACCAACTGGACAACCAGGCCCGGTCTGGTCCGGTTTCACGGCGTCGCACTACGGCTCCGTCGAAACCCGCGTCTACCAGCGCCGCGAAGGACTCCACGTTTTCATCGGGCACGATCCACCTCGGGGGGGACGGTCAGCCGACTCCTGACGTTTTCTTACCTCTTCGTCGCAGCCGCTACTTCCGTCCTGATCCGTGGACTAGCCGTGGTACAAGACGGAGACGCGCGTTCGATGCGTTGCCGTCGGCATTACGAACGTCAGTGAGAGTCTCGTACGCTACCCCGCCGCaaggaacattttttaaccGGTCGTGGATCTGAGAACATGTGAGAGTGCatcgtgttaaatttaatatagcgAGTACTTTGAGAGGCTATGCTTCGTGGACCGAGGGTAGAACCGCCGCAAGATAGCGCCCCAGGGATTCCGATCGGGATCGCCTGTACCACAGATGAGCTATAAATTTGTTCGGAGCAGGTTATGGTACGCAAACAACGCCAGAAGTTCTACAGCGAGGGACGAGAATCGAGAATGAAAGTGAGATGAAGCATAAATATTGACTGAAACAGTTCCACGAAACTATCCGTCGGGATGAAACCGAGTGAGACCACGGTTTAAGCGGTGAGACAGTAATTCGCGAGAGGTCGAAGATAAACGTCACAGAAGTGCAAAATTGTGAAGCGAAATTCCCCCCTGCAAGAGGCTCATTCGGAAATCGTTAGTTACGATCTCATTGATCGATCATGtatgttaaaaagaaatcgTGAAACTCAAATAAGTAACGACAAAGATACAAATATGGGAATGACGTCATCTGTCAGTGCTAGACGGATCATTTCCGTGAGATAGATTACTAAAAATGTTATTGAGTGGAAAGAGAATTACGATTGATTTGAAGAAGCGTTTCGGGGAGAAGGGGGCATCATGAAAACGCGATCTACGAAAGTTCCATTGTGATtggataaaaagaaaaaactaagTTCGTCATTGTGCGGGGAAGGTGTTCCCTCGGGTAAATATGTCAAGTGCACTCCCAGAGGCACCCATGGGTCTGGACTCGTCGGACTCGGAGATCAGATCGAGCCACCTGATCGCGCGGCTGGACCAGGATCCAGAGGACGCGGAGAAACGGGATCGGGAGACGCGAGGGACGGAATGCAATAACGCGGACAGCGATTGCGAGAGCGACACGAGCGAGGTTCTGAGCGTTGGCAGCGAGCCGACGCCGACCAGCGTGGTTGGAGTGCGTGTATGCGGCTCCACGAGATACGACCGGGAATCCGCGAGTAGCCGGGGCGAGTTCCGCGACGAGGAGAACACGAGAACGTCGGCAACGCCATCGCCGTCCAGCTCCGCCAGCTGCAACGACCTATACTACCAGCGTACATCCGGTAATCACGTTCCAGCACCGAGTCCGCCCGGTTACAGTCAACCACCATCGTCCCCTACGGCGTCTTCCGTTAGATCTCCGGCCTCCTCCTCGGCTACCGCCTCGTCCCCAGGTCGGCCGGAAGCTATACAAGAGGCTATCGCACCTAGGTACCAATCCAGTCATCAGCAACACCTCCTTACTCGTTACTCCTCCAGGGAACCCGACATTTCCGACTATACGGCGCGAGTTCAGCACGGCCTAGGTCACGAAATCGTATATCCCACTGTAGAGAGGTTACATCGTACCCCAATAAGCGTTCCTCTAGTAACGAGGCTCTCGTTGTCACCGCCGTCGGCCATGACGGTCACCGGGCTTCAAGCAACGACGCCAGTTCTCCATCCGACTGCCTGCAGAGACCCGCGGGAAACTACCTCGTTGATGCCGCATCACAGTCAGCATCTGCATCACGCAAACGCCCACACGCATCTGCATCAGGGCTCGCAGGTGCAACACGTACCGGCGAATCCGGTGCATCAGCATCGGCTCTCGGTCAGCAAGCTTCTGCAACGGGAACCCGGAAGCCCGGCGTCGCCCGTCGCCAGGGAGGACGGGCGCACCCTGCCCGCCGCGAATGGCGTACAAAACAGCATCGGCACCAGCAACAACGCCAATCATCATAACaataacaacaacaacaacaacaacctGCAGCACCAAGCGAGCCTAAAGTTCAGTATAGATAATATTCTAAAGGCGGACTTCGGCAGGAGAATCACAGATCCTATCTCCCTGAAGAAGTCCCGGCCTAAGAAAGTGTCCTCGAGGCCGATCGATCTGACGAAAGACTTCCTGGAGTCGTCTTCCGATACTTCCGAGAGGAGCAGCTCggagacgacgacgaccaaCGCCTCGCCTACCGGTGTTTCGGCCGGGAACTCGACGCCCAGTGCTCCAGCGGGGGCAACCGATCCTGGGAAGATGCTGTGGCCAGCGTGGGTCTACTGCACCAGATACTCGGACAGGCCTTCCTCAGGTAAGTTATCAATATTGTTTTTGAGAGCGATATTCGTGCGACGCTGCGCTATGtaaattgtctttttttctcttcttgcCTCGTGTCTCTAGCTTGATAGCAATTTATCGGGAgacgaatttattttaacagttATTCGAGAAAGTTATTTATCGAGATGTGCTGTAATCGACGCGAAATCTTGGCAACCGCCTATGTAACGCCGTCACGATGACGACGGGGCTTCGATTTGTCATAACGGGGACAATGATTTACATCGTCGTTGAAGTATGACAGACAATTCGCATTATGATCTCATCAAAATTCTACGTATTTTACACAAACTTTCGTGTGAGAATGTAACGGTAAATATACTGcattaataatatgattaatcGCAAGGTTTACCACCATTGTTTATCCGTCGCGTAGAAGTTTGCGGTTACGTGTGTAGTTAATATTCGCAGATGTATATATTGCGGAACGTTTTAAATGGCGATGCGAGTTTTGCGCGCGTTCATTGTTCGCGCGGGATTGCCCAATCCGCTTGGATGGAGCCTCTCATTAAGAGCGTGTATAATGGCTCGTGGATGCCGaatgtataaatttcttaGCCGGAgaagaaatgtatatttaacacCGGGGAGAAAATGCTTCTCGCCATTGTGCGAGAAAGCGCTTGTAAAACGGCCTGCAATTTACTACTGTCACGATTGACGTGTATAATAAAACCGCTCATTCGTGAAATCGGCTGCCacgtttttcaaataataattaattagggAAAACGTGGTGGCACATACGCACATTAATTACGGTATGCTTCGATAGGCGAAAATGTGGTGCAGCTGTATAAACACATTAAACGTGTTTGGAAGCGCGGGAAAATAATCACGTAATTCATAAACGAAACAGTTTCTCTCGTGCATTGTAAACGCACGGAGACCGTGGCTATATCCTTGTCCTAtggcaaataatttaagatcCTTATCGGTTTAATTTAAGCAACATATGTTTGCGTATTTATCGGCAAAACATGATTTACCATCATGTAGCTTTTCAATGCATATACACAGTCGTGCAACACGTGGACGATCCGCGACTTGCctgaagtttatttttaacgacCTGCTTATGTATCACGGCACCTTAACGCTATTGATCGGACAGTTAATTATCATCTGCTTTCCGCAAGAAGTATGCCGGTATTAttaccgcttttttttttctgcagcATCGGCGGCAGATAGATGGTCCTTTCAAGTGACACAGGAAAACGTGTAATTACTTTACTTCCCGGCCGAGTGCCAGCTTGATGAATGATAGAGAACGTTTCTTCGTGTCATTCATATCTGATATACGCTTATTGTCAGGAAACAATAGTTAAGCAGTCGGAGAAATAGCCGCTCTCTGCCTCATAAATCAAGCGCGGCCATTTCTCACCCGGTACCCCGGGTAACAATTTTCTAGGCGGATCCAAGACGCCTGCCGTTGACGTTGCGCAAAAATTCGatcgataaatttatataattgataaatacaTTCATCATCGCGGTTACGCTTtacatattttgcattattatacaCGACGCGCGCACTCCGTACCTTTGTATTACGGCCCATAACGATTTGCATTCTAGAATTATCAATTGTTGTAACACACTCGGggttatacataataaattatcgggatgctaacgttttttttttccttttttttttgcggtaATATGTATTTCCGTATCTTGTCGGTTAAAGTCTTGTCCCGCTCGGCCGCGATAACATTTTCCTTTAAGTGAAAACCGCACATCGCATTACGGCGTTTTGCCAATGCGCGAACTTTATAATCGTAATGTATCGCCGTCAGGATCGTTTATTACACCAAACACCGTGACGAATAGATAAATACTCTTGCCAGGAGATATATTATTGGATCACCTTTTCCTATTATGTCTTTACAACGCGTAATTCCGCGACGGGCAGATAAGAAGCGGAGCTGTTAAAACGACCGCTATGAAATCTAATTACTGTAATTGCGCGTGCTACACTCGTGCGGCGAGTTCATTGATATCATGGTCGACGTGCATCCACGAGGagttttattcttttcgcGCGTTTGCGTGCATTAATATCCGGTGAATAGGCGCGATACGGTCGCGACAAGGCTGGCCGGGCAATTTCTATAAATGCCGCATCCGCATTGACGGAGGAATTCAGCGAGATGGAAGGACAAGCGCGAATCTAATCGGTGACGTATCGCTGGTCGCACGCACCGGGACTTTCACGCCCGCGGTAATTAAATGCGAAAACAAAATTCTTTCCTCGTTATCGGTCTATTTATCGACCAATTACCACTTACTAATTACGAGTTAGGGACTCGTAAACGCTTCGGTATAAATGTACTGTATCGTGTGATAAGCCACTAGAATATTAGACTCTTTTTCAGAGGAATTCTCTCTCGCAACTTTGAAGTACTTTGAGGATACATATCGGGATAACATTGATTACTTTgtatttctcaaaaatacttaaacaTGATTTATGGACGAACGTCGAATTACTCATATTCCTTCCCGCTTACGTAAGACGACAACAGTCGCTTATgcagataattaattaaagatcattttatttaatgaaacttcATCGGAGCAGCTGTCACGCAGCGCGCCTATATGACCcagatgaaaaataataataaggttAACGTCGGCCGTTATACCATTCTAGAGCAAAATTGTATTCCGTAATCGTAACGTGGGAAAGTACGCGATGACGATCGATCAAGCG
This sequence is a window from Monomorium pharaonis isolate MP-MQ-018 chromosome 3, ASM1337386v2, whole genome shotgun sequence. Protein-coding genes within it:
- the LOC105831391 gene encoding homeobox protein invected isoform X2, with the protein product MSSALPEAPMGLDSSDSEIRSSHLIARLDQDPEDAEKRDRETRGTECNNADSDCESDTSEVLSVGSEPTPTSVVGVRVCGSTRYDRESASSRGEFRDEENTRTSATPSPSSSASCNDLYYQRTSGNHVPAPSPPGYSQPPSSPTASSVRSPASSSATASSPGRPEAIQEAIAPRYQSSHQQHLLTRYSSREPDISDYTARVQHGLGHEIVYPTVERLHRTPISVPLVTRLSLSPPSAMTVTGLQATTPVLHPTACRDPRETTSLMPHHSQHLHHANAHTHLHQGSQVQHVPANPVHQHRLSVSKLLQREPGSPASPVAREDGRTLPAANGVQNSIGTSNNANHHNNNNNNNNNLQHQASLKFSIDNILKADFGRRITDPISLKKSRPKKVSSRPIDLTKDFLESSSDTSERSSSETTTTNASPTGVSAGNSTPSAPAGATDPGKMLWPAWVYCTRYSDRPSSGRSPRTRRVKRTDGRGGGTPEEKRPRTAFSGEQLARLKREFAENRYLTERRRQQLSRDLGLNEAQIKIWFQNKRAKIKKASGQKNPLALQLMAQGLYNHSTVPLTKEEEEQAAELQAK
- the LOC105831391 gene encoding homeobox protein invected isoform X1; this translates as MSSALPEAPMGLDSSDSEIRSSHLIARLDQDPEDAEKRDRETRGTECNNADSDCESDTSEVLSVGSEPTPTSVVGVRVCGSTRYDRESASSRGEFRDEENTRTSATPSPSSSASCNDLYYQRTSGNHVPAPSPPGYSQPPSSPTASSVRSPASSSATASSPGRPEAIQEAIAPRYQSSHQQHLLTRYSSREPDISDYTARVQHGLGHEIVYPTVERLHRTPISVPLVTRLSLSPPSAMTVTGLQATTPVLHPTACRDPRETTSLMPHHSQHLHHANAHTHLHQGSQVQHVPANPVHQHRLSVSKLLQREPGSPASPVAREDGRTLPAANGVQNSIGTSNNANHHNNNNNNNNNLQHQASLKFSIDNILKADFGRRITDPISLKKSRPKKVSSRPIDLTKDFLESSSDTSERSSSETTTTNASPTGVSAGNSTPSAPAGATDPGKMLWPAWVYCTRYSDRPSSGRKSSRVSGPRTRRVKRTDGRGGGTPEEKRPRTAFSGEQLARLKREFAENRYLTERRRQQLSRDLGLNEAQIKIWFQNKRAKIKKASGQKNPLALQLMAQGLYNHSTVPLTKEEEEQAAELQAK